One genomic region from Clostridium saccharobutylicum DSM 13864 encodes:
- the jag gene encoding RNA-binding cell elongation regulator Jag/EloR — protein MKSIEVEGKTVEEALSNALTQLGLERSMVNVEVLDHGSKGLFKVIGVKPAKIRVSKKYDYIEEARRFIANILSCMEIDADIDITEEDDIVEINLSGKKMGLIIGYRGETLDSIQYLVSLIVNKVHELPHKKVILDTENYRSKREETLKSVAIKTANKVRKTGKVFKLEPMNPYERRIIHSSLQGNAFINTYSEGEEPFRRVVVELKKDL, from the coding sequence ATGAAATCAATAGAAGTAGAAGGAAAAACTGTTGAAGAAGCCTTAAGTAATGCTTTAACCCAGTTAGGTTTAGAAAGAAGCATGGTAAATGTTGAAGTTTTAGATCATGGTTCAAAGGGATTATTTAAAGTTATAGGAGTTAAGCCAGCTAAAATAAGAGTTTCTAAGAAATATGATTATATTGAAGAGGCTAGAAGATTTATAGCAAATATACTTAGTTGCATGGAAATAGATGCTGATATAGATATCACTGAAGAAGATGATATTGTTGAAATAAATTTATCAGGAAAAAAGATGGGGCTAATTATTGGCTACAGAGGAGAAACTCTAGATTCCATACAATATTTAGTTTCATTAATAGTTAATAAGGTACACGAACTTCCTCATAAAAAAGTTATATTAGATACTGAAAATTATAGAAGCAAAAGAGAGGAAACTCTTAAGAGTGTTGCTATAAAAACAGCTAACAAGGTTAGGAAAACTGGAAAAGTGTTTAAGTTGGAACCAATGAATCCTTATGAGAGAAGGATTATTCATTCTTCACTTCAGGGAAATGCTTTTATTAATACATATAGTG
- a CDS encoding membrane protein insertase YidC, with the protein MFQSIVDFMRNIFDSLHNLIVNIGVSDTGVSYVLAIFLFTLIIRILILPFNIKAAKSTRGMQKIQPELKKIQEKYKNEPEKLNAETMKLYKDNNVNIAGGCIPSILPLPILMALYWVFMGIHGVSGASFLWIKDLFSPDPYYILAIIAALSTYVPSYLMTKAAPSQPNGMNMGTMNIAMAGMMGVMSLRFSAILVLYWIIGNIIQTIQTYFLNYRPAIQEIKEKENKADSEKFVITTNESKNSANKKKKKKK; encoded by the coding sequence ATGTTTCAATCGATAGTTGACTTTATGCGAAACATATTTGATTCCCTACATAATTTAATAGTTAATATAGGGGTATCTGATACTGGAGTATCTTATGTTTTGGCAATATTTTTATTTACATTAATTATAAGAATATTAATATTACCATTTAACATTAAAGCTGCAAAATCAACACGAGGAATGCAGAAGATTCAACCGGAATTAAAGAAAATTCAAGAAAAGTACAAAAATGAACCAGAAAAGTTAAATGCAGAAACAATGAAACTATATAAGGATAATAATGTTAATATAGCAGGAGGATGTATTCCTTCAATATTGCCATTACCTATATTAATGGCTCTTTATTGGGTATTTATGGGGATACATGGGGTGAGTGGAGCTTCATTCTTATGGATTAAAGATTTATTTTCACCAGATCCATATTACATATTAGCAATAATTGCTGCATTATCAACTTACGTACCATCATATTTAATGACTAAAGCTGCACCAAGTCAACCTAATGGAATGAATATGGGAACTATGAATATAGCGATGGCAGGAATGATGGGAGTTATGTCATTAAGATTTAGTGCAATATTAGTTTTATATTGGATTATTGGAAACATAATTCAAACTATACAAACTTATTTCTTAAATTATAGACCTGCAATTCAAGAAATTAAAGAAAAAGAAAATAAAGCAGATTCAGAAAAGTTTGTTATAACAACCAATGAATCTAAAAATTCAGCTAATAAAAAGAAGAAAAAGAAAAAATAA
- the yidD gene encoding membrane protein insertion efficiency factor YidD: MKKLLINLINFYRKYISPRRPSCCRFIPTCSQYALDAINKYGVFKGSMMAIYRILRCNPFCKGGYDPVK, from the coding sequence ATGAAGAAACTTCTAATAAATCTAATTAATTTTTATAGAAAATACATTTCACCAAGAAGACCTTCATGCTGTAGATTTATACCAACTTGTTCACAATATGCTTTAGATGCGATTAATAAATATGGAGTGTTTAAGGGTAGTATGATGGCAATCTACAGGATATTAAGATGTAATCCTTTTTGCAAGGGTGGTTATGATCCAGTAAAGTAA